The Cohnella abietis genome has a segment encoding these proteins:
- a CDS encoding LysR family transcriptional regulator, which produces MNIENIEAFVYVVHFNSFNKAADALFLTQPSISSRIQTLEKELGVKLLVRERKQFSLTEKGEMFLPHAQQTLKSYRRATQLLAGKATKVEMLRLGCTETISHYIIPLIMPKLKARFPDYQFRIITDNSESIIDKVLNKEVDLGFVRSISHPALESIRFLEDPIKLCVYKGHPFSQKSEVSIESLESESIVFYECGSLNWTKVHRLFEKFNEPPKIDYHIDNMETAKKLMLQRQGIGFMPLQCIRQEIEDGLLIPVAVPMLSELSLVTNLIMLKGGASFVYETIMDIIKEVKLIEPFYQ; this is translated from the coding sequence GTGAACATAGAGAATATAGAAGCATTCGTTTATGTCGTACACTTTAACAGCTTTAACAAAGCGGCCGACGCCTTATTTTTGACCCAGCCATCGATCTCTTCTCGTATTCAGACGCTGGAAAAAGAATTGGGTGTGAAGCTTCTCGTAAGGGAGCGCAAACAATTTTCGCTTACGGAGAAGGGGGAGATGTTCCTTCCTCATGCACAGCAAACGCTTAAATCATACAGAAGGGCGACGCAATTGTTGGCCGGCAAGGCGACGAAGGTTGAGATGCTACGGCTAGGCTGTACTGAGACGATCTCCCATTATATTATTCCGCTAATTATGCCCAAGCTGAAGGCTAGATTTCCTGATTACCAGTTTAGAATCATTACCGATAACAGCGAATCTATTATCGATAAGGTGCTGAATAAGGAAGTGGATCTGGGATTCGTTCGGAGTATCTCTCATCCTGCGCTTGAATCAATCAGATTCCTCGAAGATCCGATCAAGCTCTGTGTGTATAAGGGGCATCCTTTTTCGCAGAAATCGGAAGTGTCGATCGAGAGTCTGGAATCCGAGTCTATTGTATTCTATGAATGCGGGTCATTGAATTGGACGAAGGTCCATCGTTTGTTCGAAAAATTTAACGAGCCTCCCAAAATTGATTATCATATCGACAATATGGAAACGGCCAAGAAGCTGATGCTTCAGCGTCAAGGAATCGGATTTATGCCTTTGCAATGCATACGTCAGGAAATCGAGGATGGACTGCTGATCCCGGTTGCGGTTCCCATGTTGTCCGAGCTGTCTCTTGTGACGAACCTGATTATGCTGAAGGGTGGGGCCTCGTTCGTATACGAAACAATAATGGACATTATTAAGGAAGTGAAATTGATAGAACCGTTCTATCAATAA
- a CDS encoding carboxypeptidase-like regulatory domain-containing protein — MQHVRTKGFNLSGRLVVLSIIALLLSLLSPAVHSYAESSKTTLDLAKGSIVIGNGTVSGKTSSGAAAAYNASGYVITSSSSAVSSNTVTINGGEQQVDLHNLKITTGYNGASPVSIENAGTKVRLTLSGTNVLTAGNPKKAALGVAEGAELTIGTIDGSVNHVLTANGYGGSAAAIGGNESGASGKITINEGTINAKFTSSGNYGAAIGGGQSGAGGVIVINGGVVTAESYGGSAAAIGGGYSSTGYNGKSTAVTVNGGTVTTKIPNAATYDSIGYGKVGTTYAAAVQAATSVVINGGAIINKNDSNNITSLLYKRLPVNGSGETVYSVGIKFDDAPSNGTTVTLSHASGSVATKTLNSGNVYTFLPAGAHEVVATREDTGSVYYGLVDVNTSSSNTPNSSGAVSRTIKSTPVIAVVNADSADADLNDGKTSVLVIANYSEIVNGGGYLLGAGNDYTIQWYKGATLIAGDAVDASRLTVTPDKGDTFKAKFVATSTGKAIGSTSFSAVKTTLGPKNPSIPVPGIDSNLSVTSEAEFTKQPDPTAGAITYTVKLTANDGSNAPIAGATVRFYQDGSKYPYTRVTGADGIIRFTFGALLPGEHAIKIAFETGKVNGVQYNGSTYDKSFTVVKPEKPSGFTTIAAKSGTTNGKIFGADESQEYIKWIPTIGNNQQIYPVTGNVIENLGPSLYSIRYKAFYDGDVYSLASDYRYLVWVQTAQWTVTPVATDSVAWETGAVDVIAGGSAQFIVKPKEGYEIQAGDIQVKYANYSYDSSTHILSLDTITSDIRIVINATKIE; from the coding sequence ATGCAACATGTCCGAACAAAAGGCTTCAACCTGAGCGGTAGATTGGTGGTTCTTAGCATTATTGCATTATTGCTCTCCTTGCTATCCCCAGCGGTTCATAGCTATGCAGAGTCATCCAAGACGACGCTCGATCTTGCTAAAGGAAGCATAGTCATCGGCAACGGGACAGTGTCCGGCAAGACGTCTTCAGGAGCTGCGGCAGCTTACAATGCCAGCGGCTACGTCATCACGAGCAGCTCAAGCGCCGTAAGCTCCAATACGGTAACGATCAATGGCGGCGAGCAGCAGGTTGATCTTCATAACCTGAAGATCACGACCGGCTACAATGGCGCGTCCCCTGTCTCGATCGAAAATGCGGGAACTAAAGTTCGGCTTACGCTCAGCGGCACGAACGTGCTGACAGCTGGAAATCCGAAGAAAGCAGCTCTTGGCGTTGCAGAAGGTGCTGAGCTTACGATCGGCACGATTGACGGAAGCGTGAATCATGTGTTGACTGCCAATGGCTACGGCGGAAGCGCTGCTGCGATCGGCGGCAACGAATCGGGAGCATCGGGCAAGATTACAATTAATGAAGGAACGATCAATGCCAAGTTCACGTCCAGCGGTAACTATGGCGCTGCAATTGGTGGCGGACAAAGTGGTGCAGGCGGCGTCATCGTCATTAATGGCGGCGTTGTGACAGCTGAATCTTATGGCGGATCGGCGGCGGCAATCGGCGGCGGATATTCCTCGACAGGCTACAACGGCAAGTCGACTGCCGTAACCGTCAACGGCGGAACGGTAACGACGAAAATTCCTAATGCTGCAACGTATGATTCCATTGGCTATGGCAAGGTCGGAACGACTTATGCTGCTGCGGTGCAAGCTGCAACGTCTGTTGTGATTAACGGCGGCGCCATCATTAACAAGAACGACAGTAACAATATTACATCGCTATTGTACAAGCGGTTGCCGGTTAATGGCAGCGGAGAAACGGTATATTCTGTTGGTATCAAGTTTGATGACGCTCCGTCCAACGGAACGACTGTAACTTTGTCTCATGCAAGCGGCAGCGTAGCAACGAAGACGCTCAATAGCGGCAATGTATATACTTTCCTACCTGCCGGAGCGCACGAAGTGGTCGCAACGCGCGAAGATACAGGGTCTGTCTACTATGGGCTCGTTGACGTTAACACGTCCAGCTCGAACACTCCGAACAGCTCGGGCGCAGTATCTCGCACCATCAAGTCCACCCCGGTCATCGCAGTCGTGAACGCAGATTCTGCGGATGCCGATCTGAATGACGGTAAAACGAGCGTACTTGTCATCGCGAATTACAGTGAGATCGTCAATGGCGGCGGCTATCTTCTGGGAGCCGGCAACGACTATACGATTCAATGGTACAAAGGCGCCACGTTGATTGCGGGAGATGCAGTCGACGCATCGCGATTGACAGTCACGCCTGACAAAGGAGATACGTTCAAAGCGAAATTCGTAGCGACATCGACGGGCAAGGCCATCGGCTCGACTTCCTTCTCGGCCGTGAAAACAACGCTCGGACCGAAGAACCCGAGCATCCCAGTTCCGGGAATTGACAGCAATTTATCTGTAACCTCGGAAGCGGAATTCACGAAGCAGCCGGATCCGACAGCAGGCGCAATCACCTATACGGTGAAGCTGACTGCCAACGATGGATCGAACGCTCCGATCGCGGGAGCCACCGTACGTTTCTATCAGGACGGCTCCAAGTATCCGTATACGAGAGTTACGGGAGCAGACGGCATCATTCGCTTTACGTTCGGCGCCTTGCTGCCAGGTGAGCACGCGATCAAAATCGCATTCGAGACGGGCAAAGTGAACGGCGTTCAATACAATGGCTCGACTTACGATAAGAGCTTTACCGTCGTCAAGCCGGAGAAGCCGTCCGGATTCACAACGATTGCGGCCAAATCGGGTACGACTAACGGTAAAATATTCGGCGCAGACGAGTCGCAGGAGTACATCAAATGGATTCCTACCATCGGCAACAACCAGCAGATCTATCCGGTTACGGGCAATGTGATCGAAAATCTCGGACCTAGCTTGTACAGCATTCGTTATAAGGCATTTTACGACGGAGACGTTTACAGCTTGGCATCCGACTATCGCTACCTCGTTTGGGTACAAACGGCGCAATGGACAGTGACGCCGGTTGCGACCGATTCCGTAGCGTGGGAAACGGGAGCTGTTGATGTCATCGCCGGAGGCAGCGCGCAGTTTATCGTTAAGCCTAAAGAAGGCTATGAGATCCAAGCAGGCGATATTCAAGTGAAGTACGCCAACTATTCGTATGACAGCAGCACGCATATTCTGAGTCTCGACACGATTACAAGCGATATTCGCATTGTGATTAACGCGACGAAGATCGAATAG
- a CDS encoding fibronectin type III domain-containing protein → MKKTKWLSYVLTAALGLNLFTAVAPPASAAETTQTELDISKGDIVIDKDSATVNNVAVAYNPNGYVIKGTGSSSATVTIKGGVEQNVTLNSVRIDKTNFQTNAPAIGVTGVGTKANLILSGNNIVSSDNSKTQYAAINVQPGSELVIDTIDGSDTPKLTATSGGSAAAIGGNQNESSGKITINHGSITATFGSQAGSPSGVAAVIGGGAGGVGGTIVINGGIITATQAPSQVSGAVIGQGDVSGTYPAWADKTKPDTLITINGGIVITKNKSNPSSESIGMGNSSANQLEENKTRTKLIVNGGNFYSIAGTNGAPLLLYNRIVVNTEGVPVYATAIKADTTSNIPKDTEVTVKYAGNTIDTVVQGNSGVNLFLPEGTTSFEIFNKATKKSYFGSVETTNKTASTYPYSSGTVSRAIATTAPSVSVLNNGDNGNSRFYYGTSVTLSVNNLEGIVNKSGYPLKFGSDFTVEWFKGPGGTPTRVPGNSDNPTQLTVTALLGEVYRAKLVAIDSAASKLDSTSSTNISANLTADWQKRTLSFTDLQASYPFGAQGTVAATVSAGSGSITYESSNSTVLSVNASTGAWTALKAGSATITASVPENVTSKQSLATVSQQVQVTPIVPRAPVQVSAVPGNKQAEVSFGVLDNLDGSVNTGYTVTAWDNETEAGTGTGTASPITVTGLTNGTAYTFKVLATNAAGNSPASSPSAPVTPAAAPDAPTGVAATAGNGQATVQFVAPSDNGSEITLYTATAWNEGSAVGTGTGRESPITVSGLTNGKSYKFTVVAKSAVGNSPASSASSVVTPATVPDAPTIVTATRGYELAKVTFTEPADNGSPITLYTVTWNNGTETGTKTGTTSPITVTGLTNGKSYTFTVVATNTVGDSEKSSASVPVTPAAVPNAPTGVTATAGDGQAEVSFTAPSGNGSAITLYTLTVWENGAQAGTVTGTKSSITVTGLTNGKSYKFTVVATNAVGDSVESAESAEVTPATVPDAPTKVTAERGHESASVIFTAPSNNGSEITLYTVTWNNGTETGTKTGTKSPITVTGLTNGTAYTFTVVATNAVGNSAESAASAAITPAAVPGAPTGVTAAAAGNGQVTVSFTEQSGNGSEITLYTVTAWNNGTKAATATGLKSSIIVTGLTYGTPYTFSVVAKNEVGDSPESEASEAVTLVAAPGTPTNVTATAGNGQAVVGFTAPSDNGSEITLYTVTAWENGTQARTETGTKSPITVTGLTNGKSYTFTVVATNAIGDSAVSTASNAVTPTDGSVISTPTYPGVGDKGKNDNQTDEIVIPGNQSGTLQLNEEVWVIVPAGTKEQAFKLKVEKLTEVADLVVDKDKQASPIFELTKSFVENFRQNITLKFAFDTSVLKDDKSTVSVFYFDETARRWVDIGGTVSNGFITVEVNHFTKFAVFVVAKNTESTNPQQVETKLTDIEGHWAASVIKQAVSSGFVTGYANGQFKPNDRITRAEFVGILVRALNLQTEGAKLNFTDIDKTGKWALKPIAQAVEAKLITGYNDGSFRPNDEITRAEIVAIIARAFNWKVKEGVVSSGFADDRLIPVWAKGAVEAAREKGIVSGRSGNNFAPNDQATRAEALVILLNALSSK, encoded by the coding sequence ATGAAGAAAACAAAATGGTTAAGTTATGTGTTGACAGCCGCACTTGGGTTGAATTTGTTTACGGCGGTTGCTCCTCCTGCCTCTGCGGCGGAGACGACACAGACGGAGTTGGATATTTCCAAGGGGGATATTGTAATTGATAAAGATTCGGCGACCGTTAACAACGTTGCGGTTGCCTACAATCCTAACGGTTATGTTATTAAGGGAACAGGATCGAGTTCTGCTACTGTTACGATCAAAGGCGGGGTGGAACAGAATGTAACGTTGAACAGCGTTAGAATCGATAAAACCAACTTCCAGACGAATGCTCCAGCAATTGGCGTAACAGGGGTAGGCACGAAGGCCAACCTGATCTTAAGCGGTAATAATATCGTTTCATCGGATAACTCCAAAACTCAATATGCAGCAATTAATGTCCAGCCCGGCTCGGAGCTTGTGATTGATACGATCGACGGGAGCGATACGCCCAAATTAACTGCCACCAGTGGCGGTTCTGCGGCGGCGATCGGAGGCAACCAAAACGAGTCCTCCGGCAAAATTACAATTAATCACGGTAGTATCACCGCTACATTCGGTTCACAAGCCGGATCTCCATCTGGGGTAGCAGCGGTCATTGGCGGCGGTGCCGGCGGTGTTGGTGGCACGATTGTTATAAATGGCGGAATTATCACGGCTACTCAAGCACCCAGTCAAGTATCGGGGGCGGTAATCGGTCAGGGTGATGTATCCGGAACTTATCCGGCCTGGGCGGACAAGACGAAGCCAGATACCTTGATTACGATAAATGGCGGTATTGTTATTACAAAGAACAAGTCCAATCCGTCTTCTGAATCTATTGGTATGGGAAATTCTTCTGCAAATCAGCTTGAAGAAAATAAAACTAGAACGAAGCTCATCGTTAACGGCGGTAATTTTTACTCGATCGCAGGTACTAATGGTGCCCCGTTGCTGCTGTATAATCGAATTGTGGTTAATACCGAAGGCGTTCCGGTATACGCAACAGCCATTAAAGCTGATACAACGTCGAATATCCCTAAGGATACGGAAGTGACGGTCAAGTACGCCGGAAATACAATTGATACAGTTGTCCAGGGAAATAGCGGGGTTAATCTATTCTTACCCGAGGGAACGACATCTTTTGAAATTTTTAATAAAGCGACGAAAAAGTCATATTTCGGCTCTGTGGAGACCACCAATAAAACCGCAAGCACATACCCTTACAGTTCAGGGACAGTCTCGCGCGCGATCGCGACTACAGCGCCGAGTGTTTCCGTATTAAACAACGGTGACAATGGCAACAGTCGCTTCTATTACGGAACGAGTGTAACTCTGAGTGTCAATAATTTGGAGGGGATTGTTAATAAAAGCGGTTATCCGCTGAAATTCGGAAGTGACTTTACAGTTGAATGGTTCAAAGGGCCCGGCGGCACTCCTACCCGCGTACCGGGTAACAGCGATAATCCGACCCAGTTGACGGTAACCGCCTTATTAGGAGAGGTATATCGTGCCAAATTAGTGGCGATTGATTCCGCTGCAAGCAAGCTGGATTCAACTTCTAGCACCAACATCTCCGCGAATTTGACTGCGGATTGGCAGAAGCGAACGCTTAGCTTTACGGATCTGCAAGCAAGCTATCCTTTTGGTGCTCAGGGGACTGTAGCGGCTACTGTCAGCGCAGGCTCGGGCAGTATCACGTATGAAAGCTCCAACTCAACCGTTTTATCTGTGAACGCATCAACGGGTGCATGGACTGCGCTCAAGGCTGGATCGGCTACGATTACGGCTTCAGTTCCCGAGAATGTGACCAGCAAGCAATCATTGGCAACCGTGAGCCAACAAGTTCAAGTCACCCCGATTGTTCCGCGTGCTCCGGTTCAGGTGAGCGCTGTGCCTGGAAATAAACAAGCGGAAGTCAGCTTCGGAGTTCTTGATAATTTGGATGGAAGTGTCAATACGGGTTACACGGTAACGGCTTGGGACAATGAAACAGAGGCCGGGACGGGAACAGGTACAGCCAGCCCGATTACAGTAACGGGGTTGACGAATGGAACGGCGTATACGTTCAAGGTATTAGCTACGAATGCAGCCGGCAATTCACCTGCATCATCGCCCTCAGCGCCAGTAACGCCTGCAGCTGCGCCAGACGCGCCGACCGGCGTGGCGGCGACGGCCGGGAACGGTCAAGCGACAGTACAATTTGTGGCTCCGTCGGACAACGGCAGCGAAATAACGCTGTACACGGCAACGGCGTGGAATGAAGGATCGGCAGTTGGGACGGGAACAGGCAGAGAGAGTCCGATTACAGTATCGGGCTTGACGAACGGAAAGTCGTACAAGTTCACAGTAGTGGCCAAGAGTGCAGTCGGCAATTCGCCTGCATCGTCAGCGTCTTCTGTGGTAACGCCGGCAACAGTACCTGACGCGCCGACAATTGTGACGGCGACTAGAGGATACGAGCTAGCGAAGGTTACCTTTACAGAGCCGGCGGACAATGGCAGCCCAATCACGCTGTACACGGTAACATGGAACAATGGAACAGAGACTGGGACAAAAACAGGTACGACGAGCCCGATAACGGTAACGGGCTTGACCAATGGAAAGTCGTATACGTTCACGGTAGTGGCCACGAACACGGTTGGAGATTCGGAAAAATCGTCGGCCTCAGTGCCAGTGACGCCGGCAGCTGTACCGAATGCGCCGACAGGCGTGACAGCGACGGCCGGTGACGGCCAAGCGGAGGTAAGCTTTACAGCGCCGTCAGGTAACGGTAGCGCGATTACGCTATACACGTTAACGGTGTGGGAGAATGGAGCACAAGCTGGGACGGTAACGGGTACGAAGAGCTCGATTACAGTAACGGGCTTGACGAACGGAAAGTCGTACAAGTTCACGGTAGTGGCCACGAATGCGGTTGGCGACTCGGTAGAATCGGCAGAGTCAGCTGAGGTAACGCCGGCGACTGTGCCTGACGCGCCGACGAAAGTGACGGCGGAGAGAGGGCACGAATCTGCTTCGGTAATCTTTACAGCGCCGTCGAACAACGGCAGTGAAATCACGCTGTACACGGTAACATGGAACAACGGAACAGAGACTGGGACAAAAACAGGTACGAAGAGCCCGATAACGGTAACGGGCTTGACGAACGGAACGGCGTATACGTTTACGGTAGTGGCCACGAATGCGGTTGGCAACTCGGCAGAGTCGGCAGCATCCGCGGCAATAACGCCGGCGGCGGTGCCCGGTGCGCCGACGGGAGTGACGGCGGCAGCCGCCGGTAACGGTCAAGTTACGGTAAGCTTTACAGAGCAGTCAGGCAACGGCAGTGAAATCACACTGTACACGGTGACGGCTTGGAACAACGGAACAAAAGCCGCGACAGCAACAGGCTTGAAGAGCTCGATCATAGTAACTGGCTTGACGTACGGAACGCCGTATACGTTCTCGGTAGTGGCCAAGAATGAGGTTGGTGATTCGCCTGAATCAGAAGCGTCAGAGGCGGTAACGTTAGTTGCGGCTCCGGGCACGCCAACTAATGTAACTGCGACAGCCGGTAACGGCCAAGCGGTGGTAGGTTTTACAGCGCCATCGGACAACGGCAGCGAAATTACGCTGTACACAGTAACGGCGTGGGAAAATGGAACACAAGCTAGGACGGAAACAGGTACGAAGAGTCCAATTACAGTAACGGGCTTGACTAACGGAAAGTCGTATACGTTCACGGTAGTAGCTACGAATGCGATTGGCGATTCAGCCGTATCGACAGCATCGAATGCTGTTACACCGACGGATGGCAGTGTAATCTCCACACCAACCTACCCTGGTGTAGGCGATAAGGGCAAGAATGACAATCAGACTGACGAAATTGTAATTCCGGGTAATCAGTCGGGTACGCTTCAGCTAAATGAAGAAGTTTGGGTCATTGTTCCGGCTGGCACGAAGGAGCAAGCGTTTAAGCTCAAAGTGGAAAAGCTGACGGAAGTAGCCGACCTCGTAGTGGACAAGGATAAGCAAGCAAGCCCGATTTTTGAGCTTACAAAAAGCTTCGTGGAAAATTTCAGACAGAACATTACGTTAAAGTTTGCTTTTGACACATCTGTGCTGAAGGACGACAAGTCGACCGTTTCTGTGTTTTATTTTGATGAGACAGCCCGTCGCTGGGTTGATATTGGCGGTACAGTGAGCAATGGATTTATTACGGTTGAGGTCAATCATTTCACCAAGTTTGCGGTATTCGTTGTAGCCAAGAATACAGAGTCGACTAACCCGCAGCAGGTAGAAACGAAACTGACAGATATTGAGGGACATTGGGCGGCAAGCGTGATCAAGCAGGCTGTGTCAAGCGGCTTCGTAACCGGATATGCCAACGGTCAATTCAAGCCGAACGATCGTATTACTCGCGCTGAATTCGTCGGAATCCTCGTTCGCGCCTTGAATTTGCAAACAGAGGGTGCGAAATTAAACTTTACCGATATAGACAAAACTGGTAAATGGGCCTTGAAACCGATCGCTCAAGCGGTTGAAGCCAAACTTATTACAGGGTACAACGATGGATCGTTCCGACCGAATGACGAAATTACTCGTGCGGAGATTGTGGCGATTATCGCCAGAGCGTTTAACTGGAAAGTAAAAGAAGGCGTCGTCTCAAGCGGGTTCGCCGATGACCGGTTAATTCCCGTCTGGGCTAAGGGCGCCGTAGAAGCTGCGCGGGAGAAAGGGATTGTCTCCGGTCGCAGTGGTAATAACTTTGCGCCTAATGATCAAGCAACCAGAGCGGAAGCTCTTGTCATTCTGCTCAATGCACTAAGCAGCAAATAA
- a CDS encoding copper amine oxidase N-terminal domain-containing protein has product MKSGWSVFIAILLLLSVCSSVTAAEPIAYRVTIDGNNMNTSLAPQIKNGTTYVPMLPLFEALNTKISIDNKTKEIVGKRGSKTFKLTVGSKNAMLNGAKIVLSQPPLMIKGNVYVPIQLANRLLGAEIETKVSAKTINVRSIAIDLTITEKLPINNDGNEPITLQHPGNVKLKWWFKDESPHQRYTGYVGPNRTLIFKGFGDRIDTDYNGHKLYEDAYQRESSYSFQARIGAKGYDIIAQKDKDIHKWSGISLYLGSNVSTTFIIDGEPSYDLLNIKAGIDVYGNLIVLTTEGLAAYNPAGKQLWVRREWPTKNGTLSAFEAGLSVSDYSENRLYIQNFAGYAIVDSKGEAVFAANDYFHPEITSDELMLFNDSSYRLVDGQLKLVGSSYSDGTTGNYVSLEKENSLKRMDLTGKKPLWIYEQPLKEKSKGYSLFSELVVDLDGNAYISTTGGTVHSLDQAGNLRFVLHVDNGSISSTQIIPLSSTTFVAIDKNNVMCFEVTK; this is encoded by the coding sequence ATGAAATCAGGATGGTCGGTATTTATTGCTATACTGCTCCTATTATCGGTTTGTTCAAGTGTAACCGCAGCCGAGCCAATCGCTTATCGAGTAACCATTGACGGCAACAACATGAATACATCATTAGCTCCGCAGATTAAGAACGGAACGACTTACGTTCCGATGCTCCCCTTATTTGAAGCATTGAATACCAAGATTTCGATAGATAACAAAACGAAAGAAATAGTCGGCAAAAGAGGGAGCAAAACGTTCAAGCTAACTGTCGGATCAAAAAACGCTATGCTGAACGGTGCTAAGATTGTATTGTCCCAACCTCCCCTTATGATCAAAGGCAATGTCTATGTTCCTATCCAACTCGCGAATAGGCTCCTCGGCGCTGAAATTGAGACGAAGGTCTCCGCAAAGACGATTAATGTTCGTTCGATTGCCATCGATCTAACGATTACAGAGAAGCTTCCGATAAACAATGACGGAAACGAGCCAATTACACTACAACACCCCGGAAACGTAAAGCTTAAATGGTGGTTTAAGGATGAGAGCCCCCATCAAAGGTATACTGGATACGTGGGTCCGAATCGAACGTTAATCTTTAAAGGCTTCGGTGACCGCATAGATACCGATTACAACGGACACAAGTTGTACGAAGATGCATACCAAAGAGAATCAAGCTACAGTTTTCAAGCCAGAATTGGTGCAAAGGGTTATGATATTATTGCGCAAAAAGATAAGGACATCCACAAATGGAGCGGTATATCGCTCTATCTCGGCAGTAATGTATCTACTACGTTTATTATAGATGGCGAGCCTTCTTATGATTTGCTCAATATCAAAGCAGGGATAGATGTGTATGGCAACCTGATCGTACTGACGACGGAAGGCTTAGCTGCATATAACCCCGCGGGGAAACAACTGTGGGTGCGACGGGAATGGCCAACAAAGAATGGTACATTGTCCGCTTTTGAAGCTGGTCTATCGGTATCGGATTATTCCGAAAATCGTCTCTATATCCAGAACTTCGCGGGATATGCAATTGTTGATTCAAAAGGCGAGGCGGTATTTGCTGCAAATGATTATTTTCATCCCGAGATTACTTCTGACGAACTTATGCTCTTTAACGACAGTTCTTATCGTCTTGTCGATGGCCAATTGAAGCTGGTCGGTTCTTCATATAGCGATGGAACAACAGGTAACTACGTTAGTTTGGAAAAAGAGAATTCGCTGAAGCGAATGGACTTGACGGGGAAAAAGCCGTTGTGGATTTATGAACAGCCGCTTAAGGAGAAAAGTAAGGGCTACAGCCTGTTTAGTGAGCTCGTCGTGGATTTGGATGGTAACGCGTATATATCGACAACCGGTGGTACGGTGCATAGTCTCGATCAGGCAGGCAATTTGCGTTTCGTGCTGCATGTGGATAACGGTAGCATTTCCAGCACGCAAATCATACCGCTTTCCTCTACTACATTCGTCGCGATCGATAAAAATAATGTTATGTGTTTTGAAGTTACGAAATAA
- a CDS encoding tellurite resistance TerB family protein produces MFLHFLQKKEHIQAFIELVHIIAGADGFVSGNEKRFLRSLMNEIDIEGVLKPISPGRELEDILGDIKDDQVRSIFFIETLLLVYSDGDYSDAEKQVVLDMKRIFGISDETYEKYKDWVVRLDQLKIEGVKFILDPST; encoded by the coding sequence TTGTTTTTGCATTTTCTACAGAAGAAGGAACATATACAGGCTTTTATTGAATTAGTCCATATCATTGCGGGTGCGGACGGTTTCGTAAGTGGCAACGAGAAAAGATTCTTACGGTCCTTAATGAATGAAATAGACATAGAAGGAGTTTTGAAACCTATTTCCCCGGGGCGAGAGCTTGAGGACATTCTCGGCGATATTAAGGACGATCAGGTGAGGAGCATTTTTTTCATCGAAACGCTGCTTTTAGTATATTCTGATGGCGATTACAGCGACGCTGAGAAGCAGGTTGTGTTGGACATGAAGCGAATATTCGGTATTTCCGACGAAACGTACGAGAAGTACAAGGACTGGGTCGTTCGTCTGGATCAATTGAAGATCGAAGGCGTTAAGTTCATCCTAGATCCATCTACGTAG